The following coding sequences are from one Roseburia hominis A2-183 window:
- the trpB gene encoding tryptophan synthase subunit beta produces MNRKAYYGAFGGQYVAESLMNTLEELDAAFEEAIRDPEFLKQYHYYLEQYVGRETPLYYAERLSEKYGMKMYLKREDLNHTGAHKINNVIGQILLAKRMGKKKVIAETGAGQHGVATATGAALFDMECTVYMGAEDIKRQSLNVMRMEMLGAKVVSVTSGSNTLKDATNEAIRTWAKTAEDTFYIIGSAVGPYPYPKMVKEFQSVISREAKKQILAAEGKLPDVVLACVGGGSNSIGMFADFIEEKGVKLIGVEAAGKGIETGEHASAMALGEPGVLHGMRSYLLQDADGNVQLAHSISAGLDYPGVGPEHAYLKESGRARYVAIRDDEAMDALMELCRLEGIIPAIESAHAVAYAMKYARERKEAVGEKQAAKETMVICLSGRGDKDVNTIADYLAGKGYLN; encoded by the coding sequence ATGAACAGGAAAGCATATTACGGAGCATTTGGCGGACAGTATGTGGCGGAGTCGCTGATGAATACTTTAGAGGAACTGGATGCGGCATTCGAGGAAGCAATCCGTGATCCGGAATTTCTCAAACAATACCACTATTATCTGGAACAGTATGTCGGGAGAGAGACACCGCTGTATTACGCGGAGCGTCTCAGTGAAAAGTACGGCATGAAAATGTATTTAAAGCGTGAGGATTTAAACCATACCGGCGCACACAAGATTAACAATGTGATCGGACAGATTCTGCTGGCGAAGCGCATGGGCAAGAAAAAGGTGATCGCAGAGACCGGAGCGGGGCAGCACGGCGTGGCGACGGCAACCGGCGCAGCGCTCTTTGACATGGAGTGCACGGTCTATATGGGAGCCGAGGATATCAAAAGACAGTCACTAAACGTAATGCGCATGGAGATGCTCGGCGCGAAAGTTGTCAGTGTCACTTCCGGAAGCAATACGCTAAAGGATGCGACCAACGAGGCGATCCGCACCTGGGCAAAAACGGCGGAGGATACCTTTTACATCATCGGTTCGGCTGTGGGACCGTATCCGTACCCGAAGATGGTGAAGGAGTTTCAGAGCGTCATCAGCCGCGAGGCGAAAAAACAGATCCTTGCGGCGGAGGGCAAGCTTCCGGATGTCGTGCTGGCATGTGTGGGAGGCGGATCGAACTCCATCGGCATGTTTGCGGATTTTATTGAGGAGAAGGGGGTAAAGCTGATCGGCGTGGAGGCAGCCGGAAAGGGAATCGAGACCGGGGAACACGCGTCGGCGATGGCGCTCGGCGAGCCGGGAGTTCTGCACGGCATGCGTTCCTATCTGCTGCAGGATGCGGACGGCAATGTCCAGCTTGCACATTCCATCTCAGCGGGGCTGGATTATCCGGGCGTCGGTCCGGAGCACGCGTACTTAAAGGAGAGCGGACGCGCACGATATGTGGCAATCCGGGATGATGAGGCGATGGATGCGCTGATGGAGCTGTGCAGACTGGAGGGAATCATTCCTGCGATCGAGAGCGCCCATGCAGTTGCCTATGCGATGAAGTACGCGAGGGAGCGCAAAGAGGCGGTCGGTGAGAAGCAGGCGGCAAAGGAGACCATGGTCATCTGTCTGTCGGGCCGCGGCGACAAGGATGTCAATACGATCGCAGATTATCTTGCAGGAAAAGGATATTTAAATTGA
- the trpD gene encoding anthranilate phosphoribosyltransferase, translating into MKEYIAKVAEGENLTEEEAKKAMDIMLSGDATQAQIAAFLALERVKGETLDELAGFAAVLRDKAETISPKVDNYIDLVGTGGDRTFTFNVSTTSAFVVAAAGLPVAKHGNRSISSKSGAGDVLEALGVNIMADPRKVEECVEKAGIGFMFAQLFNKSMRYVGQARSEMGIRTVFNILGPLANPSRAKNMVVGVYSPSLTEKVATAMSRLGVERAYVVSGEDNMDEITLTGATTVSEIRDGAVTTFTITPEQFGMKRVSLEELRGGSGGENAKITRAILDGTERGAKRDIVLLNAGATLYVGGVAESMEAGVKLAAEAIDSGAAARKLKELVRVSNT; encoded by the coding sequence ATGAAAGAATATATTGCAAAGGTTGCTGAGGGAGAGAATCTGACTGAGGAAGAAGCAAAAAAGGCGATGGACATCATGTTAAGCGGTGATGCGACGCAGGCGCAGATCGCGGCGTTTCTGGCGCTGGAGCGCGTGAAGGGCGAGACGCTGGATGAACTGGCTGGATTTGCAGCGGTGCTCCGCGACAAGGCTGAGACGATTTCCCCGAAGGTTGATAATTATATTGATCTGGTGGGAACCGGCGGAGATCGCACATTTACCTTTAACGTGTCCACCACGTCGGCGTTCGTGGTGGCTGCTGCAGGACTCCCGGTGGCAAAACACGGAAACCGCTCCATATCGTCGAAATCGGGCGCCGGGGATGTGCTAGAGGCGCTCGGTGTCAATATCATGGCAGATCCGAGGAAAGTGGAGGAATGCGTGGAGAAGGCTGGCATCGGCTTCATGTTTGCGCAGCTTTTTAACAAGTCCATGCGCTATGTCGGGCAGGCGCGCAGTGAGATGGGAATCCGTACCGTCTTTAATATCTTAGGACCGCTCGCTAATCCGTCCCGCGCAAAAAATATGGTGGTCGGTGTCTACAGTCCGTCACTCACGGAAAAGGTAGCGACGGCGATGAGCAGACTTGGGGTGGAGCGCGCGTATGTGGTCAGCGGTGAGGACAACATGGATGAGATTACGCTTACAGGAGCGACCACGGTATCCGAGATCCGGGATGGAGCGGTGACAACATTTACCATCACACCGGAGCAGTTCGGTATGAAGCGCGTATCGCTGGAGGAGCTGCGTGGCGGAAGCGGCGGGGAAAACGCAAAGATTACGAGAGCCATTCTGGACGGAACGGAGCGCGGCGCCAAGCGTGACATCGTTCTTTTGAACGCAGGTGCAACTCTTTATGTCGGAGGGGTTGCGGAATCTATGGAAGCGGGTGTAAAATTAGCGGCAGAGGCGATCGACAGCGGCGCGGCAGCACGGAAGCTGAAGGAGCTGGTTCGCGTCTCAAATACATAG
- a CDS encoding anthranilate synthase component II yields the protein MILLIDNYDSFTYNLYQYIGTFTPDIRVVRNDAITIGEIENMQPERIVLSPGPKSPKEAGICMDVVKHFYNKIPILGICLGHQCIGEAFGGTVSYAKTLFHGKQSEVTHCLDGVFAGIDTPVKVARYHSLAVLRDDLPECLKVTAQTADGEIMAMRHKEYPVVGLQFHPESIYTEHGKRMIENFLSGVI from the coding sequence ATGATTCTTTTGATTGACAACTATGATTCCTTTACCTATAACCTCTATCAATATATCGGAACCTTCACGCCGGACATCCGGGTGGTGCGCAACGATGCCATTACGATCGGGGAGATAGAAAATATGCAGCCGGAGCGCATTGTGCTCTCCCCGGGACCTAAAAGCCCAAAAGAGGCGGGAATCTGTATGGACGTGGTAAAACATTTCTACAATAAAATACCGATTCTTGGCATCTGCCTCGGACATCAGTGCATCGGCGAGGCGTTCGGAGGAACCGTGAGCTATGCGAAGACATTATTCCACGGAAAACAGTCCGAGGTCACACATTGTCTGGACGGCGTCTTTGCCGGGATCGACACGCCGGTTAAGGTGGCAAGGTATCATTCCCTGGCGGTGCTAAGAGACGATCTGCCGGAGTGCCTGAAAGTCACCGCGCAGACCGCGGACGGCGAGATTATGGCGATGCGGCACAAAGAGTATCCGGTGGTCGGTCTCCAGTTCCACCCCGAGTCCATCTACACGGAACACGGAAAGCGGATGATCGAGAATTTCCTGTCGGGTGTCATTTAA
- a CDS encoding chloride channel protein — translation MKEIIKHKITHNVNRLKTSLKWVVFAILSGVLVGSVGTLFYLCMALVTLVRTKNPWLIFLLPVGGILIVGAYRLLHDERDTGTNLVLSAIHSGDELPLRMAPLIFISTLITHLFGGSAGREGAALQLGGSIGNGLGRLFHFDEKDKHIMIMCGMSAAFSALFGTPMAAAIFSMEVVSVGIMYYAALVPCVISSLIAHAIATSFGVSPDGFPLGKIPDFTIGSAVEISILAILCALVSILFCVMLHGSDHLYKKFFKNPYLRVFVGGCIVVVLTLLVGDQTYNGTGINIIARCMDGTVRPEAFFLKMLFTAATLGAGYKGGEIVPSLFTGAAFGCLFGNVLGFSPTLCTAVGMSAVFCGVTNCPITSLLISFELFGYDGMPYFLLAIAFSYMLSGYFGLYQSQKIVYSKYKTNYINKKTH, via the coding sequence ATGAAAGAGATCATCAAACATAAGATAACCCACAATGTCAACCGCTTAAAGACTTCCCTGAAATGGGTGGTATTCGCCATCCTCTCCGGTGTGCTGGTCGGATCTGTGGGCACACTTTTTTATCTGTGCATGGCTCTCGTCACTCTCGTCCGCACAAAAAATCCGTGGCTTATTTTCCTGCTTCCGGTCGGAGGTATTCTCATTGTAGGTGCCTACCGCCTGCTTCACGATGAGCGCGATACCGGCACAAACCTTGTACTCTCCGCCATCCATTCCGGCGATGAACTGCCGCTGCGCATGGCGCCGCTCATTTTTATCTCGACGCTGATCACCCACCTGTTCGGCGGTTCTGCCGGCCGTGAGGGTGCTGCCCTGCAGCTCGGCGGCAGTATTGGAAACGGTCTGGGACGTCTGTTTCATTTTGATGAGAAGGACAAGCACATCATGATCATGTGCGGTATGAGCGCTGCGTTTTCCGCGCTGTTCGGCACTCCGATGGCAGCCGCCATCTTCTCCATGGAGGTGGTGAGTGTCGGCATCATGTACTATGCCGCCCTCGTGCCATGTGTGATCTCCTCGCTGATCGCCCACGCGATTGCCACCTCGTTCGGCGTGAGCCCGGACGGCTTCCCGCTCGGAAAAATTCCGGATTTTACGATCGGCTCCGCCGTTGAAATTTCCATCCTCGCCATCTTATGTGCGCTGGTGAGCATTCTCTTCTGCGTGATGCTGCACGGTTCAGATCATCTGTATAAGAAGTTTTTTAAAAATCCCTATCTGCGCGTCTTCGTCGGCGGATGCATTGTCGTCGTGCTGACACTGCTCGTCGGGGATCAGACCTACAACGGTACGGGCATCAACATCATCGCCCGCTGCATGGACGGTACCGTCCGCCCGGAGGCTTTCTTCTTAAAGATGCTTTTTACCGCCGCCACACTCGGCGCAGGTTATAAGGGCGGCGAGATCGTTCCGTCTCTCTTTACCGGAGCGGCATTCGGCTGTCTGTTCGGAAATGTTCTTGGATTTTCGCCGACCCTGTGCACAGCGGTTGGCATGTCCGCAGTCTTCTGCGGCGTGACAAACTGCCCGATCACCTCACTGCTCATCAGCTTTGAGCTGTTTGGATATGACGGTATGCCGTATTTCCTTCTCGCCATCGCGTTCAGCTATATGCTGTCTGGCTACTTTGGTCTCTACCAGAGCCAGAAGATCGTCTACTCCAAGTACAAGACCAACTATATCAACAAAAAGACGCACTAA
- a CDS encoding phosphoribosylanthranilate isomerase: MTKIKICGITGEDEIATLNETGVDYAGFVLYEKSKRYVTVQKARQLFEKLNKDIRKVAVAVAPESELIEEIGRAGFDLLQVHGVDAAEAERIAAQTKLPVWLAVNLRDPAEVRRWRREEYHRIAGVVIDAGAYGSGKTFGWEQNGQDEMCCAVRAFREELLAEGRTFVLAGGLNAENVAEGIRIFAPDVADVSSGVETLCDGMRAKSIIRIKKFKKAVQKTEGV; this comes from the coding sequence TTGACGAAGATCAAGATCTGCGGCATCACAGGAGAGGATGAGATAGCAACGCTCAATGAGACAGGTGTGGATTACGCCGGATTCGTGCTGTACGAGAAAAGTAAACGTTATGTCACAGTGCAGAAAGCAAGACAATTATTTGAAAAATTAAATAAAGATATAAGAAAAGTAGCTGTAGCGGTAGCGCCGGAGAGCGAGTTGATTGAGGAGATCGGGCGTGCAGGATTTGATCTGCTGCAGGTGCATGGCGTGGATGCCGCAGAGGCGGAGCGGATCGCAGCGCAGACGAAGCTGCCGGTGTGGCTGGCAGTCAACCTCCGTGATCCTGCCGAGGTTCGCCGATGGCGCAGAGAAGAATATCACCGGATTGCCGGGGTTGTGATTGATGCCGGAGCGTACGGCAGCGGAAAGACATTCGGCTGGGAACAGAACGGACAGGATGAGATGTGCTGTGCCGTGCGTGCGTTCCGGGAGGAACTGCTGGCAGAGGGGCGTACTTTTGTGCTGGCAGGCGGACTTAACGCAGAGAATGTGGCGGAGGGAATCAGAATCTTTGCCCCCGATGTCGCAGATGTCAGCAGCGGCGTGGAAACGCTGTGTGACGGAATGAGAGCAAAAAGTATAATCAGGATTAAAAAATTTAAGAAAGCCGTGCAAAAAACAGAAGGCGTCTGA
- a CDS encoding asparaginase, with amino-acid sequence MQQKKRILLLATGGTIASRKSDNGLKPQITPEELIEYIPQVKEICDVEAVQLLNLDSTNMEPSHWKLMVHAIWEHYDDFDGFVIAHGTDTMAYTAAALSYMVQNTKKPIVITGAQKPIDLEITDAKSNLIDSFLYAADDRSQGVQIVFDGKVIAGTRAKKVRSKSYNAFSSIDYPSLAVIQDMNIMRYIPMLPYEEEVRFYEKLDENVFLMKLIPGIRPKVLKSIFENYDCIIVESFGVGGIPQSIAEEFYRLCQEHPDKLVVMATQVAHEGSDMTVYEVGHNMKEYCRFLESYDMTLESVIAKVMWMLGNYDISSCDIEEVFYHSINYDLIFGKNRKCN; translated from the coding sequence ATGCAGCAGAAGAAACGTATTTTATTACTGGCAACCGGAGGAACGATTGCGTCCAGAAAGTCGGATAACGGCTTAAAACCGCAGATTACACCGGAGGAGCTGATCGAGTATATTCCGCAGGTAAAAGAGATCTGCGATGTCGAGGCGGTTCAGCTTTTAAATCTGGACAGCACCAACATGGAGCCGTCACACTGGAAACTCATGGTTCATGCGATTTGGGAGCACTACGACGATTTTGACGGATTCGTGATTGCCCATGGGACAGATACGATGGCGTACACGGCAGCGGCGCTTTCCTATATGGTGCAGAACACGAAAAAGCCGATTGTGATTACCGGTGCGCAGAAGCCGATCGACCTGGAGATCACGGACGCGAAGTCGAACCTGATCGACAGCTTTTTATATGCTGCCGATGACCGCTCACAGGGGGTACAGATTGTGTTTGATGGAAAAGTCATCGCCGGAACCCGCGCCAAGAAGGTGCGGTCCAAGAGCTACAATGCATTTTCCAGTATTGACTATCCGTCGCTCGCCGTGATACAGGACATGAATATTATGCGCTATATCCCCATGCTTCCGTACGAGGAGGAAGTCCGGTTCTATGAGAAGCTGGATGAAAATGTTTTCCTGATGAAGCTGATCCCGGGAATCCGTCCCAAGGTGTTAAAGAGTATTTTTGAAAATTATGACTGTATCATTGTGGAGAGCTTTGGCGTGGGCGGTATACCGCAGTCTATCGCAGAGGAGTTTTACCGGCTGTGCCAGGAGCATCCGGACAAGCTGGTGGTCATGGCGACGCAGGTGGCGCACGAGGGAAGCGATATGACGGTCTACGAGGTCGGCCACAACATGAAAGAATATTGCCGCTTCTTAGAGTCCTACGATATGACGTTAGAGTCCGTGATTGCGAAGGTGATGTGGATGCTTGGCAACTATGATATATCGTCCTGTGATATCGAGGAGGTTTTCTATCACAGTATCAATTACGACCTGATTTTTGGAAAGAACCGGAAATGCAATTAG
- a CDS encoding DUF1284 domain-containing protein: MADKFRGHHIVCTSLYEGKGYSGAFCENMTAVVERLRKDPDEELLLVAEPDMICANCPNRTETNECVHNHNRVVNKDRRVIEFFGLEENRVYTYREMCRHARAAMNMDFFMENCGKCDWRKQGLCKYEDLLAQLDRCIEKE; encoded by the coding sequence ATGGCAGACAAATTCAGAGGACATCACATCGTCTGTACTTCGCTCTATGAGGGAAAAGGCTACAGCGGTGCGTTTTGTGAAAATATGACGGCGGTGGTGGAGCGCCTGCGAAAAGATCCGGACGAGGAACTTCTTCTGGTGGCGGAACCGGATATGATCTGTGCGAACTGTCCGAACCGGACGGAGACGAACGAGTGCGTCCACAACCACAACCGTGTCGTGAACAAAGACCGCCGGGTCATCGAATTCTTCGGACTCGAGGAGAACAGGGTCTATACATACCGCGAGATGTGCAGACACGCACGCGCGGCGATGAACATGGATTTCTTTATGGAGAACTGTGGAAAATGCGACTGGCGCAAGCAGGGGCTCTGCAAGTACGAAGATCTGCTCGCACAGCTCGACCGTTGTATCGAGAAAGAATAG
- a CDS encoding DUF3169 family protein has product MTDGTEKCNPKIEENQREDRRAFRKFIVLLLVSMVVGGITGAFSTMAAKGQADIGAGITAGLQKIAPYANLVIAAALAVWMTGMLRGGRAEYRRWDGEEEQLIEKIERKLGIGVIVTNVALIAGFFFFAAGMKSTGIDSGWEEEVPWVKIAATFLGLIAVMVVTVIAQNRIVNFTKEINPEKKGSVYDLKFQKTWIASCDEAEQLQIYRAAFRAYTAMNYAALGMFLVCFIGMLSWNFGLLPLTMVLFVWLTGVIVYGVESLRMTGGR; this is encoded by the coding sequence ATGACAGATGGGACAGAGAAATGCAACCCGAAGATTGAGGAGAATCAGAGAGAGGATAGGAGAGCATTCCGCAAGTTTATAGTGCTTCTTTTAGTATCCATGGTTGTGGGCGGGATAACAGGCGCGTTTTCGACCATGGCAGCCAAGGGGCAGGCGGATATCGGCGCAGGAATCACAGCGGGACTTCAAAAGATCGCACCCTATGCAAATCTTGTGATCGCGGCAGCTCTGGCTGTGTGGATGACGGGAATGCTTCGCGGCGGCAGAGCAGAGTACAGGCGCTGGGACGGCGAGGAAGAGCAGTTGATCGAAAAGATCGAGCGGAAACTGGGCATTGGTGTGATTGTCACGAATGTGGCGCTCATTGCGGGATTTTTCTTTTTCGCAGCCGGCATGAAGTCCACCGGCATAGACAGCGGCTGGGAGGAAGAGGTTCCGTGGGTAAAAATAGCAGCCACATTTTTGGGACTGATTGCGGTTATGGTCGTAACGGTGATCGCTCAGAACCGGATTGTGAATTTTACGAAGGAGATCAATCCGGAAAAGAAGGGAAGCGTTTACGATCTGAAGTTCCAGAAAACGTGGATCGCAAGCTGCGATGAGGCCGAACAGCTGCAGATATACCGCGCGGCGTTCCGTGCCTACACCGCAATGAATTATGCGGCGCTCGGAATGTTTCTGGTCTGCTTTATAGGGATGCTGTCCTGGAATTTTGGGCTGCTTCCGCTTACGATGGTACTTTTTGTCTGGCTGACAGGCGTGATCGTTTATGGGGTGGAGAGTCTTCGCATGACGGGAGGACGATAA
- a CDS encoding biotin transporter BioY codes for MKISTKTIVTVGMFTAVLSVLSILTIPMPTGVPVTLQTFAMALCGYVLGWKKGTSSTLIYILLGTVGVPVFAGMTGGPSWLAGYSGGFIWGFIFLTMLCGVGMAQKQIWLRVLLGLAGLAVCHLLGVIQFAIVAATPFPAAFVAVSVPYIVKDVISVVGAYLVAIPIRKALAAGNILEEKTKAAV; via the coding sequence ATGAAGATTTCAACAAAGACAATTGTAACAGTGGGTATGTTTACGGCAGTGCTTAGCGTGTTGTCCATCTTGACGATCCCGATGCCGACCGGCGTTCCGGTGACACTTCAGACTTTTGCAATGGCGCTGTGCGGCTATGTGCTCGGCTGGAAAAAGGGAACATCATCCACATTGATCTATATCCTGCTCGGTACAGTAGGCGTTCCGGTGTTTGCGGGAATGACAGGCGGACCGTCCTGGCTTGCCGGCTACAGCGGCGGATTTATCTGGGGATTCATTTTCCTGACAATGCTCTGCGGCGTGGGCATGGCACAGAAGCAGATCTGGCTCCGCGTGCTGTTAGGACTTGCCGGTCTTGCTGTGTGTCATCTGCTCGGTGTCATTCAGTTCGCCATCGTGGCTGCCACACCGTTTCCGGCTGCTTTCGTAGCGGTATCTGTTCCTTACATTGTGAAGGACGTGATCTCCGTTGTGGGCGCGTATCTGGTGGCAATTCCGATCCGCAAGGCGCTTGCAGCAGGAAATATTCTGGAAGAGAAGACAAAAGCGGCAGTTTAG
- the trpC gene encoding indole-3-glycerol phosphate synthase TrpC, with the protein MILDQIVSDKKRRLPEHKRRIPEQEMRKLAEAYEGSHHDFKGALEGDVISIIGEFKKASPSFGKIKSKINLLDRIEEYNASVDAISCLTEEDHFDGSTAYLEQIRQMTDLPILRKDFMIDPYQFYEARAIGADAVLLIAAILDDVQMHEFYQLAGELGLDALVEVHDEAEMERALKLDAKIIGVNNRNLKDFSIDLQTTERLSRMVPQEKLLVAESGIVSDEDVEFLKACGVNAFLIGRAFMEAEHPGEVAARWKQR; encoded by the coding sequence ATGATACTGGATCAGATTGTGAGCGATAAAAAAAGAAGACTGCCGGAACATAAGAGACGGATACCGGAGCAGGAGATGCGAAAGCTGGCGGAGGCGTATGAGGGCAGCCATCATGATTTTAAGGGAGCGCTTGAGGGAGATGTCATTTCCATCATCGGAGAGTTCAAAAAGGCGTCCCCAAGTTTCGGTAAAATTAAAAGCAAGATTAACTTACTGGATAGAATTGAGGAATACAATGCTTCTGTGGATGCGATCTCCTGCCTGACGGAGGAGGATCACTTTGACGGAAGCACGGCGTACTTAGAACAGATCCGGCAGATGACCGATCTTCCGATCCTGCGCAAGGATTTCATGATTGATCCATACCAGTTCTATGAGGCGCGGGCGATCGGTGCAGACGCGGTGCTTCTCATTGCGGCAATCTTAGACGATGTGCAGATGCATGAATTCTACCAGCTTGCCGGGGAGCTGGGGCTGGATGCGTTAGTCGAGGTACACGACGAGGCGGAGATGGAGCGGGCGTTAAAGCTGGATGCAAAGATCATCGGCGTCAATAACCGCAATCTGAAGGATTTTTCCATTGACCTGCAAACAACGGAGCGATTAAGCCGCATGGTGCCGCAGGAGAAGCTTCTGGTGGCGGAAAGCGGCATTGTATCGGATGAGGATGTGGAGTTCTTAAAAGCATGCGGTGTGAATGCATTTCTGATCGGGAGAGCCTTTATGGAGGCGGAGCACCCGGGAGAGGTGGCAGCGCGCTGGAAGCAGCGGTAG
- the trpA gene encoding tryptophan synthase subunit alpha has product MNRIEARMNACSKKQEKAFITYVTAGLPDLAATKEIIRAQERGGCDVIELGVPFSDPVADGPVIQDASYRAICGGVNVKKIFAMMQELRTEGVTVPIIFMMYYNTILHYGVEAFVKRCNEAGVDGLIVPDLPFEEQAELMTVLNASEDTILIQLVSPVSGARIPKILAGARGFVYCVSSMGVTGQGAEFHKEVRSYLTAVREATDLPVMMGFGIRTAADVLPLADLIDGAIVGSYFIRLLEEQGFAPEAAETYCRTFKKELNA; this is encoded by the coding sequence ATGAATCGAATAGAAGCGCGTATGAACGCCTGCAGCAAAAAGCAGGAGAAAGCATTTATTACTTATGTTACCGCGGGACTGCCGGATCTGGCAGCCACAAAAGAAATCATCCGGGCGCAGGAGCGCGGCGGCTGCGACGTGATTGAGCTTGGCGTGCCGTTTTCCGATCCGGTGGCGGACGGACCGGTCATCCAGGACGCATCGTACCGTGCAATCTGCGGCGGGGTGAATGTGAAGAAGATTTTTGCAATGATGCAGGAACTGCGCACGGAGGGTGTGACGGTCCCGATCATCTTCATGATGTATTACAACACGATCCTGCACTACGGCGTGGAAGCGTTTGTAAAAAGATGCAATGAGGCGGGGGTGGACGGACTGATCGTTCCGGATCTGCCGTTTGAGGAGCAGGCGGAACTGATGACGGTGCTTAACGCATCGGAGGATACGATCTTAATCCAGCTCGTGTCGCCGGTGTCCGGGGCGCGGATTCCAAAGATTCTCGCCGGAGCGCGGGGGTTCGTCTACTGTGTATCGTCCATGGGTGTCACGGGGCAGGGAGCAGAGTTCCATAAGGAGGTAAGAAGCTATCTTACCGCAGTACGGGAAGCGACAGATCTGCCGGTGATGATGGGCTTTGGCATCCGGACGGCGGCGGACGTTCTGCCGCTTGCGGATCTGATCGACGGGGCGATCGTCGGAAGTTATTTTATCAGGCTGCTGGAGGAGCAGGGCTTTGCGCCGGAGGCGGCGGAGACATACTGCCGGACCTTTAAAAAGGAACTGAACGCATAG
- a CDS encoding helix-turn-helix transcriptional regulator, whose amino-acid sequence MPLYNHLKEYRAKINVNQHEMGQLVGVSRQTISQIERGDYSPSVTLALKIAKVFEVPVEAIFTYEEESEEEK is encoded by the coding sequence ATGCCATTATACAATCATTTAAAAGAATATCGGGCAAAAATCAACGTCAATCAGCACGAGATGGGACAGCTGGTCGGAGTATCCAGGCAGACCATCAGTCAGATCGAGCGCGGGGATTATTCGCCGTCGGTGACGTTGGCGCTTAAGATTGCAAAAGTGTTTGAGGTTCCGGTGGAAGCCATTTTTACCTATGAGGAAGAATCAGAGGAAGAAAAATAG
- a CDS encoding threonine aldolase family protein, producing the protein MIRFNSDYTEGCHPAILERLAATNMEQTPGYGEDVYCAAAAEQIKEACAAPEAAVHFLVGGTQTNVTVISAALRHYQGVITAVTGHINVHETGALESCGHKCLTIETADGKLTAEQIAAYTDAHYADASFEHTVQPKMVYISNPTEIGTIYKKAELEAIYDVCKERGLYLFLDGARLGYGLTCRENDLTLADVAALTDVFYIGGTKVGALFGEAVVITNEELKRDFRYNMKQRGGMLAKGRLLGIQFLTLFEEKRYFEISAHASRLAEKIHDELKDMGVKFYVDSPSNQQFVILPDAVLEKLKDDFAFEYQARVDDTHSAVRICTCWATKEENVEALLAALRGLLR; encoded by the coding sequence ATGATACGGTTTAACAGTGATTACACAGAGGGATGCCATCCGGCGATCTTAGAGAGACTTGCGGCAACCAACATGGAACAGACCCCGGGATACGGGGAGGATGTATATTGTGCGGCAGCTGCGGAGCAGATAAAAGAGGCGTGCGCCGCACCGGAGGCAGCGGTGCATTTTCTGGTGGGAGGAACACAGACGAATGTGACAGTGATTTCGGCTGCATTAAGACACTATCAGGGTGTGATCACTGCGGTGACCGGACACATCAACGTACATGAGACGGGAGCACTGGAGTCCTGCGGACACAAGTGCCTTACGATCGAGACGGCGGACGGCAAACTGACAGCAGAACAGATTGCTGCATATACGGACGCGCATTATGCCGACGCAAGTTTTGAACACACGGTTCAGCCGAAGATGGTCTATATTTCCAATCCGACGGAGATTGGCACGATCTATAAAAAAGCGGAGCTGGAGGCGATCTATGATGTCTGCAAAGAGAGAGGGCTTTATCTGTTTTTAGACGGTGCAAGACTGGGCTACGGTCTTACATGCCGGGAAAATGATCTGACACTTGCCGATGTGGCGGCGCTCACGGATGTCTTCTACATCGGAGGAACCAAGGTCGGAGCGCTCTTTGGCGAGGCGGTTGTGATCACAAACGAGGAATTGAAGCGCGATTTCCGTTACAATATGAAGCAGCGGGGCGGCATGCTGGCAAAAGGCAGACTGCTCGGCATTCAGTTCCTCACGCTATTCGAGGAGAAAAGGTATTTTGAGATCTCGGCGCATGCATCAAGGCTTGCGGAAAAGATCCATGATGAGCTAAAGGACATGGGCGTAAAATTTTATGTGGACTCGCCGTCGAACCAGCAGTTTGTGATTCTTCCGGATGCGGTGCTTGAAAAGTTAAAAGACGATTTTGCATTTGAATATCAGGCGCGTGTGGACGATACGCATAGCGCTGTCCGCATCTGTACCTGCTGGGCAACCAAAGAGGAAAACGTGGAGGCGCTTCTTGCTGCACTGAGGGGATTATTACGATAG